The following proteins are co-located in the Nerophis ophidion isolate RoL-2023_Sa linkage group LG04, RoL_Noph_v1.0, whole genome shotgun sequence genome:
- the LOC133551449 gene encoding uncharacterized protein LOC133551449 yields the protein MIQPVADRSTDIYWGLLHSETSDKGGILSAYLTWKPWISQIHPYVAPPDPPHMTLFYDREDTQWYEEQFSRDIEGTNCALSTNNIYVAPIGVAAEVSLTPEQLQWYMMSDEASPHVSLALHPEHQAKELGSIVKTAQLQTDWQRVGSLLWYSPATQIYKIQVSCTDHALLEHAQISRHHGREKTDHPEAALLLDSLPDSLWSTGPTDVGLVDCPPVTFKLKNNNPVWVPQYPSKKDAEIGIADTIEGLFEKGVLVETSSEWNTPIWLIEKKGTGKYRMVHDLRAINSALCTQTIPVPNPYVALTNLDPRHQWFTCIDLANAFFCLPLAEECRNIFAFTYRGVQLTYSRLPQGFALSPGLFNQVLKDVLTDCATTWNKKHSTN from the coding sequence ATGATTCAGCCAGTTGCAGACAGATCGACTGACATCTACTGGGGTCTCCTACACAGTGAAACTAGTGATAAAGGTGGAATCCTGTCGGCTTACCTGACTTGGAAACCCTGGATCTCCCAAATACACCCCTATGTGGCCCCTCCTGACCCTCCTCATATGACATTGTTTTATGATAGAGAGGATACACAGTGGTATGAGGAACAGTTTAGCAGGGACATAGAGGGAACTAATTGTGCTCTTTCCACTAATAACATTTATGTGGCTCCCATAGGTGTAGCGGCAGAAGTTTCTCTCACCCCAGAACAACTACAGTGGTACATGATGAGTGACGAGGCTTCCCCTCATGTGTCTTTAGCCTTACATCCAGAGCACCAAGCCAAAGAGCTGGGTTCTATAGTTAAAACAGCACAACTGCAAACTGATTGGCAGAGGGTTGGCTCTTTGTTGTGGTATTCACCCGCAACTCAAATCTACAAAATACAGGTTTCTTGCACTGACCACGCTCTCCTTGAACACGCTCAAATCTCCCGCCACCATGGTCGAGAGAAAACAGATCACCCCGAAGCAGCATTGTTGTTAGATTCACTGCCTGACTCACTATGGTCCACTGGGCCCACGGATGTTGGCCTAGTCGACTGCCCCCCAGTTACTTTCAAGCTGAAAAATAACAACCCAGTGTGGGTTCCCCAATACCCAAGTAAAAAAGACGCCGAAATCGGCATTGCAGATACCATTGAAGGTCTATTTGAAAAGGGGGTGTTGGTAGAAACATCCTCGGAATGGAACACTCCCATATGGCTCATTGAAAAGAAGGGCACTGGTAAATATCGCATGGTTCATGATCTTAGGGCCATTAACTCTGCGTTATGCACGCAAACCATCCCAGTTCCCAACCCTTACGTTGCGTTGACTAATCTTGATCCTCGCCACCAATGGTTCACCTGTATCGACCTCGCTAATGCATTTTTCTGCCTACCACTAGCCGAAGAATGTAGAAACATTTTTGCCTTCACCTACCGAGGGGTCCAACTGACCTATTCTCGTCTTCCTCAGGGATTTGCTCTATCCCCTGGCCTATTTAATCAGGTATTAAAGGATGTTTTGACGGATTGTGCAACCACCTGGAATAAAAAACATAGCACTAACTGA